One genomic segment of Hydrocarboniclastica marina includes these proteins:
- the lptG gene encoding LPS export ABC transporter permease LptG has translation MRKLDRYIVKTVAGAMALVLVVVLSLDLLFGYIAELDDTKGDYQALAALWYIVMTLPRRIYDYLPLAAFMGCLVGMGALASSSELVVIRAAGVSLKRIIWAAMKPALVLVVAGILLGEYVAPYFERLAQSDKVMAQSGSVNVAAADGFWHREEDSFMHFNAVQTDGSLVGISLFRYDDQWLEEAIHARRGTYHGDHWVLHDVVRTRLTPEETQRDEEARYRWETDLTPEVLSVLIVKPDNLSISGLYTYGSYLDSQDLNADQYWMSFWKKVLQPVATSVLVLVAISFVFGPLRSVTMGFRVFTGIVVGLLFKYMQDLLGPMSTVFGFDPILATLTPIMISAILGAFLIRRAG, from the coding sequence ATGCGTAAGCTCGACCGTTACATCGTCAAAACGGTGGCTGGCGCGATGGCGCTGGTGCTGGTGGTGGTCCTGTCTCTGGACCTGCTGTTTGGCTACATCGCCGAACTTGACGATACCAAGGGCGACTATCAGGCCCTGGCCGCGCTCTGGTACATCGTCATGACGTTACCCCGGCGGATCTACGACTACCTGCCGCTAGCCGCATTCATGGGCTGCCTCGTCGGCATGGGGGCCCTGGCCAGCAGTTCGGAACTGGTGGTGATACGCGCTGCGGGTGTCTCGCTTAAGCGCATCATATGGGCGGCAATGAAGCCTGCGCTGGTCCTGGTTGTCGCTGGAATCCTGCTCGGCGAATATGTTGCGCCTTACTTCGAGCGGCTGGCCCAGAGTGACAAAGTGATGGCCCAGAGCGGCTCAGTCAATGTCGCGGCGGCGGATGGTTTCTGGCATCGGGAGGAAGACAGCTTCATGCACTTCAACGCAGTGCAGACCGATGGATCGCTGGTCGGAATATCGCTGTTCCGTTATGACGACCAGTGGTTGGAGGAGGCTATCCATGCCAGGCGGGGCACTTACCACGGTGACCATTGGGTGCTCCATGACGTGGTCCGCACGCGACTGACTCCCGAGGAAACCCAGCGTGACGAAGAGGCCAGATACCGCTGGGAGACGGACCTGACGCCTGAAGTCCTGAGCGTCTTGATCGTCAAACCCGACAATCTGTCGATCTCCGGACTTTACACCTATGGTTCCTACCTGGACTCACAGGACCTCAATGCCGATCAATACTGGATGTCGTTCTGGAAAAAGGTGCTCCAGCCCGTCGCCACGTCGGTTCTGGTGCTGGTTGCCATCTCCTTCGTATTCGGGCCACTGCGGTCGGTCACCATGGGGTTCAGGGTCTTCACTGGCATTGTTGTTGGCCTGCTGTTCAAGTACATGCAGGATCTGCTGGGTCCCATGAGCACCGTGTTCGGGTTTGACCCCATTCTCGCAACGCTTACACCCATCATGATCTCGGCGATTCTGGGGGCGTTTCTTATAAGGCGCGCGGGCTGA
- a CDS encoding RDD family protein codes for MPRRTRASQRPAADTPAGPEAPTAAGLIRRLAAMLYDGLVCVALALVLTGIYTAVSAKIVGPELYQQQALANVGKFDPLLASILFVTLYLFFAYFWRHNGQTLGMQAWHLQIENEDGSRISWMQALLRYLMGWVSWLALGIGYLWILFDRDRKAWTDRFSNSRMIRISPRRK; via the coding sequence ATGCCCAGACGTACCCGCGCCAGCCAACGCCCCGCTGCCGACACGCCAGCCGGACCTGAAGCGCCGACTGCGGCAGGATTAATAAGGCGGCTTGCAGCAATGCTATACGACGGCCTCGTCTGCGTTGCCCTGGCACTGGTGCTGACAGGCATATACACGGCCGTATCCGCAAAAATTGTCGGGCCGGAGCTCTATCAGCAGCAGGCGCTCGCTAACGTGGGTAAGTTTGATCCACTGCTCGCCTCTATCCTTTTCGTGACCCTCTACCTGTTCTTTGCTTATTTCTGGCGCCACAACGGTCAGACCCTGGGTATGCAGGCGTGGCACCTCCAGATAGAAAATGAGGATGGGTCCAGAATAAGCTGGATGCAGGCGCTGCTACGCTACCTGATGGGGTGGGTCAGCTGGCTGGCCTTGGGGATCGGTTATCTGTGGATTCTGTTCGACCGCGACCGTAAAGCCTGGACGGATCGGTTCTCTAACAGTCGCATGATCCGTATTTCGCCCCGACGCAAATAG